In Isoptericola jiangsuensis, the following proteins share a genomic window:
- a CDS encoding quinone oxidoreductase family protein — protein sequence MHAVVARSAGGPEVLSAVELPDPAPGPGDLLVRVAAAGVNFIDTYRRAGVYPMEFPHVVGSEGAGVVEAVGADTTGFAIGDRVAWDAAPGSYAELAVVRAANAVRVPDGLDLTTAAALPLQGMTAHYLVASTFEVGPGHDVLLHAGAGGVGLLLTQLAVARGARVITTVSTPEKAALSSAAGAAHTIDYARMDDVTTELPAVVRDLTDGDGVHVVYDGVGAATFDASLASLRRRGMLVLFGGASGQVPPFDPQRLNSGGSLYVTRPTLAHYTATRAELEWRAGEVLRAAADGDLDVRVGATFPLAEAAAAHRALEGRATTGKVLLRP from the coding sequence ATGCACGCCGTCGTGGCCCGCAGCGCGGGTGGTCCCGAGGTCCTGTCAGCCGTCGAGCTCCCCGACCCCGCGCCCGGGCCCGGAGACCTGCTCGTGCGGGTCGCCGCCGCCGGGGTCAACTTCATCGACACCTACCGGCGCGCCGGCGTCTACCCCATGGAGTTCCCGCACGTCGTCGGGTCCGAGGGTGCCGGCGTCGTCGAGGCCGTCGGTGCCGACACGACCGGGTTCGCCATCGGCGACCGCGTCGCCTGGGACGCCGCACCCGGGTCGTACGCCGAGCTGGCCGTCGTGCGCGCCGCGAACGCCGTCCGCGTGCCCGACGGCCTCGACCTCACCACCGCCGCCGCGCTCCCCCTGCAGGGCATGACCGCCCACTACCTCGTGGCGTCCACGTTCGAGGTCGGCCCCGGCCACGACGTCCTCCTGCACGCCGGCGCCGGCGGCGTCGGGCTGCTCCTCACCCAGCTCGCCGTCGCACGCGGCGCCCGGGTCATCACCACCGTCTCCACCCCCGAGAAGGCCGCCCTGTCGTCGGCCGCCGGCGCCGCGCACACCATCGACTACGCCCGCATGGACGACGTCACCACCGAGCTGCCCGCCGTCGTGCGGGACCTCACCGACGGCGACGGCGTGCACGTCGTCTACGACGGCGTCGGCGCCGCGACCTTCGACGCATCCCTGGCGTCCCTGCGACGCCGCGGCATGCTCGTGCTGTTCGGCGGCGCGTCCGGGCAGGTGCCGCCGTTCGACCCGCAGCGCCTCAACTCCGGAGGGTCGCTCTACGTCACCCGCCCGACCCTCGCGCACTACACGGCCACCCGGGCGGAGCTGGAGTGGCGCGCGGGCGAGGTGCTCCGGGCCGCCGCCGACGGCGACCTCGACGTCCGCGTCGGCGCCACCTTCCCCCTCGCCGAGGCCGCGGCGGCGCACCGCGCGCTGGAGGGGCGCGCCACGACGGGCAAGGTGCTGCTGCGCCCCTGA
- a CDS encoding LLM class F420-dependent oxidoreductase translates to MTSPDARPVRIAVQLQPQHADYTNIRDAVLRAEDLGVDVVFNWDHFYPLSGDLDGKHFECWTMLGAWAEQTERVEIGALVTGNGYRNPDLLADMARTVDHISGGRLILGIGAGWNQKDYDHFGYDFGTAGSRIAALAEALPRIRRRAAIGNPAPTREIPLLIGGGGEKKMLRLVAEHADIWHSFGDAATLRRKSAILDDHGADVGRDTATLVERSVGVQGPPAETGEEILAAGATLLTIGVDGPDYDLSTAAQWVAWRDERR, encoded by the coding sequence ATGACCTCCCCCGACGCGCGCCCCGTGCGCATCGCCGTCCAGCTCCAGCCCCAGCACGCCGACTACACGAACATCCGCGACGCCGTCCTGCGCGCCGAGGACCTCGGCGTCGACGTCGTCTTCAACTGGGACCACTTCTACCCGCTCTCCGGAGACCTCGACGGCAAGCACTTCGAGTGCTGGACGATGCTGGGTGCCTGGGCCGAGCAGACCGAGCGCGTCGAGATCGGCGCGCTCGTCACCGGCAACGGGTACCGCAACCCCGACCTCCTGGCCGACATGGCCCGCACCGTCGACCACATCTCCGGCGGCCGCCTCATCCTCGGGATCGGCGCCGGCTGGAACCAGAAGGACTACGACCACTTCGGCTACGACTTCGGCACCGCCGGCTCCCGCATCGCGGCGCTCGCCGAGGCCCTGCCGCGCATCCGCCGCCGTGCGGCGATCGGCAACCCCGCCCCCACCCGCGAGATCCCCCTGCTCATCGGCGGCGGCGGGGAGAAGAAGATGCTGCGCCTCGTGGCGGAGCACGCCGACATCTGGCACTCGTTCGGCGACGCCGCCACCCTGCGCCGCAAGTCCGCGATCCTCGACGACCACGGCGCCGACGTCGGCCGCGACACCGCGACGCTGGTCGAGCGGTCCGTCGGGGTGCAGGGCCCGCCCGCCGAGACCGGCGAGGAGATCCTCGCCGCCGGGGCCACGCTGCTCACCATCGGCGTCGACGGGCCGGACTACGACCTGTCGACCGCCGCGCAGTGGGTCGCCTGGCGCGACGAGCGACGCTGA
- the pheS gene encoding phenylalanine--tRNA ligase subunit alpha — MSAPAPLPDPLDVAALDAAVDAALADVAAASDLDALKDVRTRHTGDRSALALANRAIGALPGPDKAQAGKNVGPRRARLNQALAARQTELEAERDARVLVTETVDVTLPTDRVARGARHPIELVQERVADFFVGLGWEIADGPEVEAEWFNFDALNFGPDHPARQMQDTFYAQSPAGEPNNLVLRTHTSPVQARSMLSRGAPLYVAVPGKTFRTDALDATHTPVFHQVEGLAVDKGLTMANLVGTLDAFARAMFGPEARTRLRPAFFPFTEPSAEMDLWFPQKKGGAGWIEWGGCGMVHPNVLRAAGVDPEEYSGFAFGMGIERTLMLRHSIADMHDIVEGDVRFSSQFGTEI; from the coding sequence ATGTCCGCGCCCGCACCACTTCCCGACCCGCTGGACGTCGCCGCGCTCGACGCGGCCGTCGACGCCGCGCTGGCCGACGTCGCCGCGGCGTCGGACCTCGACGCCCTCAAGGACGTCCGCACCCGCCACACGGGCGACCGCAGCGCGCTGGCGCTGGCGAACCGCGCGATCGGCGCGCTGCCCGGCCCGGACAAGGCGCAGGCGGGCAAGAACGTCGGCCCGCGCCGGGCCCGGCTCAACCAGGCCCTCGCCGCCCGGCAGACGGAGCTGGAGGCGGAGCGCGACGCGCGCGTGCTGGTCACCGAGACGGTCGACGTCACCCTGCCGACCGACCGGGTCGCGCGCGGTGCGCGGCACCCGATCGAGCTGGTCCAGGAGCGGGTCGCGGACTTCTTCGTGGGGCTCGGCTGGGAGATCGCGGACGGTCCCGAGGTCGAGGCCGAGTGGTTCAACTTCGACGCGCTGAACTTCGGTCCGGACCACCCGGCGCGGCAGATGCAGGACACGTTCTACGCGCAGTCCCCGGCGGGCGAGCCGAACAACCTCGTCCTGCGCACGCACACGTCCCCGGTGCAGGCCCGCTCGATGCTGTCGCGGGGGGCGCCGCTGTACGTCGCCGTGCCGGGCAAGACGTTCCGCACGGACGCCCTGGACGCGACGCACACGCCGGTGTTCCACCAGGTCGAGGGACTCGCGGTCGACAAGGGCCTGACGATGGCGAACCTCGTGGGCACCCTCGACGCGTTCGCGCGGGCGATGTTCGGGCCGGAGGCGAGGACGCGGCTGCGCCCGGCGTTCTTCCCCTTCACGGAGCCGAGCGCCGAGATGGACCTGTGGTTCCCGCAGAAGAAGGGCGGCGCGGGCTGGATCGAGTGGGGCGGCTGCGGCATGGTCCACCCGAACGTCCTGCGGGCCGCCGGGGTGGACCCCGAGGAGTACTCGGGCTTCGCCTTCGGGATGGGGATCGAGCGCACGCTGATGCTGCGCCACTCCATCGCTGACATGCACGACATCGTGGAGGGCGACGTGCGCTTCTCCTCGCAGTTCGGGACGGAGATCTGA
- a CDS encoding SDR family NAD(P)-dependent oxidoreductase — protein sequence MADAVDAPATVDTVRPARTALVTGATRGIGRAVALGLARAGLDVALLARDEALLGSVADEVGAIGRRAVVLPCDVTDVPGVAAAVRLAESPVAEGGLGGVDLLVNNAGRIDAEVPAWEADVDEWWQVMETNVRGPFLLVRHVVPGMLARGGGRVIDLNSGSGSHDMTVSSAYNLSKTALMRLGHHLHAAGHDQELRTLELAPGVVTTDMTAAMRMHEGRTEWTPVERTVDVAVAFARGELDACSGWFVRVSDDTPESLRALAAQAGDVAAPRHLRVLPAGDADPMTDVLTGR from the coding sequence GTGGCTGACGCCGTGGACGCACCGGCGACGGTCGACACGGTGCGGCCCGCCCGCACGGCGCTGGTGACGGGCGCGACCCGCGGCATCGGCCGTGCGGTCGCGCTCGGCCTGGCGCGCGCAGGCCTGGACGTGGCGCTGCTGGCCCGTGACGAGGCGCTGCTCGGCTCGGTCGCGGACGAGGTCGGCGCGATCGGGCGGCGGGCCGTCGTGCTGCCCTGCGACGTCACCGACGTCCCGGGGGTGGCGGCCGCGGTGCGGCTCGCCGAGTCCCCGGTCGCCGAGGGCGGCCTGGGCGGCGTGGACCTGCTGGTCAACAACGCCGGCCGCATCGACGCCGAGGTCCCCGCCTGGGAGGCCGACGTCGACGAGTGGTGGCAGGTCATGGAGACCAACGTCCGTGGCCCGTTCCTGCTCGTGCGCCACGTGGTGCCGGGCATGCTCGCCCGGGGTGGCGGGCGCGTGATCGACCTCAACAGCGGGTCGGGCTCGCACGACATGACGGTGTCGAGCGCCTACAACCTGTCCAAGACGGCCCTCATGCGGCTGGGGCACCACCTGCACGCCGCGGGTCACGACCAGGAGCTGCGCACCCTCGAGCTCGCGCCGGGCGTCGTCACCACCGACATGACGGCCGCGATGCGCATGCACGAGGGTCGCACCGAGTGGACCCCCGTCGAGCGGACCGTGGACGTGGCGGTGGCGTTCGCGCGCGGCGAGCTCGACGCGTGCTCGGGCTGGTTCGTGCGCGTCTCCGACGACACCCCGGAGTCGCTGCGCGCCCTCGCGGCCCAGGCGGGTGACGTGGCGGCGCCCCGGCACCTGCGAGTGCTGCCCGCCGGTGACGCCGACCCGATGACGGACGTGCTCACCGGACGCTGA
- a CDS encoding methyltransferase domain-containing protein, producing the protein MADWSPEHYLRYVDERSRPFTELLARVPGDVATVVDLGCGPGHLTGVLRARWPAAHVVGVDSSPAMIERARADDPDGTYLLGDVRDHAAGGVTDDADLVVSNATLQWVPGYRALLPDLADRARVALAFSVPGNHDAPSHVLLRAVAARAPYADVVGPVDRRAVGDPADHLADLARPGWEVDAWETTYTHVLPDTDDGTHPVLRWISATGAQPVLHALDAHDAAHGTTLRARFETELAAELSAAYPRTPHGTPLTFRRVFTVARRNA; encoded by the coding sequence ATGGCCGACTGGTCCCCCGAGCACTACCTGCGGTACGTCGACGAGCGCTCGCGCCCGTTCACCGAGCTCCTCGCCCGCGTCCCGGGCGACGTCGCGACCGTCGTCGACCTCGGGTGCGGACCCGGCCACCTCACCGGCGTCCTGCGCGCCCGGTGGCCCGCGGCGCACGTCGTCGGCGTCGACTCCTCCCCCGCGATGATCGAGCGCGCCCGCGCCGACGACCCGGACGGCACCTACCTGCTCGGCGACGTCCGCGACCATGCCGCCGGCGGCGTGACCGACGACGCCGACCTCGTCGTGTCCAACGCGACCCTCCAGTGGGTGCCCGGATACCGGGCGCTCCTGCCCGACCTCGCCGACCGCGCCCGGGTCGCCCTCGCGTTCTCCGTCCCCGGCAACCACGACGCCCCGAGCCACGTCCTGCTGCGCGCCGTCGCGGCCCGCGCGCCGTACGCCGACGTCGTCGGGCCCGTCGACCGGCGCGCCGTGGGCGATCCCGCCGACCACCTCGCCGACCTGGCCCGCCCCGGCTGGGAGGTGGACGCCTGGGAGACCACCTACACGCACGTCCTGCCCGACACCGACGACGGCACCCACCCCGTGCTGCGCTGGATCTCCGCCACCGGCGCACAGCCGGTGCTGCACGCCCTCGACGCCCACGACGCCGCGCACGGCACCACCCTGCGGGCGCGGTTCGAGACCGAGCTCGCCGCCGAGCTGTCCGCCGCGTACCCCCGGACGCCCCACGGCACACCGCTGACCTTCCGGCGGGTCTTCACCGTTGCCCGACGCAACGCCTAG
- the argJ gene encoding bifunctional glutamate N-acetyltransferase/amino-acid acetyltransferase ArgJ, translated as MSVTTPRGFRAAGVAAGLKSTGARDVALVVNDGPLATAAAVLTSNRVQAAPVLWTRQAVSDGAARVVVLNSGGANACTGPEGFADTHHTAEHVADAVSAAGSDGWDEVGAGDVLVCSTGLIGLRLDMPALLAGVDAAALALAADGGDAAAHAIMTTDTVAKQAVAQRDGWSVGGMAKGAGMLAPGLATMLSVVTTDAVVDAATADAALRAATGSTFDRVDSDGCMSTNDTVILLASGASGVEVSLDELTGAVTEVCASLARALVADAEGASHDVAVTVRGATTEAAAVAVARAVTRSNLFKAAIFGNDPNWGRIVSAVGTVPADVAPFDPLTLDVTVNGVQVCRGLGVGEPRELVDLAAEREVRVEVDLHAGDASATVWTNDLTHDYVHENSAYSS; from the coding sequence GTGAGCGTCACCACCCCCCGTGGGTTCCGGGCGGCCGGTGTCGCCGCCGGCCTGAAGTCGACCGGTGCGCGCGACGTCGCGCTGGTGGTCAACGACGGACCGCTGGCCACGGCCGCGGCCGTGCTGACCTCGAACCGCGTGCAGGCGGCGCCGGTGCTGTGGACGCGCCAGGCGGTGTCGGACGGCGCGGCACGCGTCGTGGTGCTCAACTCGGGCGGTGCGAACGCGTGCACGGGGCCGGAGGGCTTCGCGGACACGCACCACACGGCCGAGCACGTCGCGGACGCCGTGAGCGCGGCGGGCTCGGACGGGTGGGACGAGGTGGGCGCGGGCGACGTGCTGGTGTGCTCCACGGGCCTCATCGGGCTGCGCCTCGACATGCCGGCGCTGCTCGCGGGGGTCGACGCCGCCGCGCTGGCGCTGGCCGCCGACGGCGGGGACGCCGCCGCGCACGCCATCATGACGACCGACACGGTGGCCAAGCAGGCCGTCGCGCAGCGCGACGGCTGGAGCGTCGGCGGCATGGCCAAGGGTGCGGGCATGCTCGCGCCAGGTCTGGCGACGATGCTGTCGGTGGTGACGACGGACGCCGTGGTCGACGCGGCGACCGCCGACGCGGCCCTGCGGGCCGCGACGGGGTCGACGTTCGACCGGGTCGACTCCGACGGCTGCATGTCGACCAACGACACCGTGATCCTGCTCGCCTCGGGCGCGTCGGGTGTCGAGGTCTCCCTCGACGAGCTCACGGGGGCGGTGACCGAGGTGTGCGCGTCGCTCGCCCGCGCCCTGGTCGCGGACGCCGAGGGCGCGAGCCACGACGTCGCCGTCACGGTGCGCGGCGCGACGACCGAGGCCGCGGCGGTCGCCGTGGCCCGCGCGGTGACGCGGTCCAACCTGTTCAAGGCGGCGATCTTCGGCAACGACCCCAACTGGGGTCGCATCGTGTCCGCGGTGGGCACGGTCCCCGCCGACGTCGCGCCGTTCGACCCGCTGACCCTGGACGTGACGGTCAACGGCGTCCAGGTGTGCCGGGGCCTGGGCGTGGGCGAGCCGCGCGAGCTCGTCGACCTCGCCGCGGAGCGCGAGGTGCGCGTGGAGGTCGACCTGCACGCCGGGGACGCCTCGGCGACGGTCTGGACCAACGACCTCACGCACGACTACGTCCACGAGAACAGCGCGTACTCCTCATGA
- the pheT gene encoding phenylalanine--tRNA ligase subunit beta, with protein sequence MPRIVADWLADHVELPADLTTEQLAADFVRVGLEEEEIHPAAVTGPLVVGRVLAMTPEPQKNGKTINWCLVDVGPEHNATQVKGVDDADVPAGGARGVVCGAHNFGVGDLVVVSLPGVVLPGGFAIAARKTYGHVSDGMICSVRELGIGDDHDGILVLTRAGFAEADLTPGQSATELLGLGDEVLEINVTPDRGYAFSYRGVAREYAHSTGATFTDKGLPTGAEPAATPNGFVVEVDDAAPIDGRVGCDRFVTRVVRGIDPAAPTPAWMKRRLEGSGMRSISLAVDVTNYVMLDLGQPLHAYDLAQVAAPVVVRRATAGERLTTLDDVDRALDVQDLLITDSPDGARGARVLGLAGVMGGASSEVSATTTDVLVEAAHFDPVSVARTARRHKLPSEAAKRFERGVDPRLPAVAAQRVVDLLVELAGGTADTAVSDLDTTTAPAPITFDVTLPARTAGVPYTREQVVGTLGEIGCTVADVEGAGDGLLVEVTPPSWRPDLTEPATLVEEVVRIVGYDQIPSVLPAAPGGRGLTPEQRTRRSVARALADAGLVEVLSYPFVGQADLDALGLPADDARRTALRLANPIADDRPLMRTSVLVTLLDTARRNVARGLDDVAVFELGLVTHPAPDAPAAPQLPVGVRPSAADLAALDAAVPPQPRQVAGVLSGNRVPAGWWGAGRPADWTDALAAARTVAEVAGVEVVVANDAERMPWHPGRCARIATTDGRVVGHAGELHPKVVEALGLPARTAAFELDLSLLVEAAGGEPVAARPVSAFPAAKEDFAFVVDAAVPAAEVEAAVVAGAGELLEDVRLFDVFTGTQVGEGKKSLAYSLRLRAADRTLSADDVRGVRDGVVKAAAERVGAVLRG encoded by the coding sequence ATGCCCCGCATCGTTGCCGACTGGCTGGCCGACCACGTCGAGCTGCCGGCGGACCTGACCACGGAGCAGCTCGCGGCGGACTTCGTGCGCGTCGGCCTGGAGGAGGAGGAGATCCACCCGGCGGCCGTCACCGGTCCGCTGGTGGTGGGTCGCGTCCTGGCCATGACGCCGGAGCCGCAGAAGAACGGCAAGACGATCAACTGGTGCCTGGTCGACGTCGGCCCGGAGCACAACGCGACGCAGGTCAAGGGCGTCGACGACGCCGACGTGCCGGCCGGCGGTGCGCGCGGCGTCGTGTGCGGCGCGCACAACTTCGGCGTCGGCGACCTCGTCGTGGTGTCGCTGCCGGGCGTTGTGCTGCCCGGCGGGTTCGCCATCGCGGCCCGCAAGACGTACGGCCACGTGTCGGACGGCATGATCTGCTCGGTGCGCGAGCTCGGCATCGGCGACGACCACGACGGCATCCTCGTGCTCACCCGTGCCGGGTTCGCCGAGGCGGACCTCACGCCCGGCCAGTCGGCCACCGAGCTGCTGGGCCTCGGTGACGAGGTGCTCGAGATCAACGTGACCCCGGACCGCGGGTACGCGTTCAGCTACCGGGGCGTGGCGCGCGAGTACGCGCACTCCACCGGCGCGACGTTCACGGACAAGGGTCTGCCCACGGGCGCCGAGCCCGCCGCGACGCCGAACGGGTTCGTCGTCGAGGTGGACGACGCCGCGCCGATCGACGGCCGCGTCGGCTGCGACCGGTTCGTCACCCGCGTCGTGCGCGGGATCGACCCGGCGGCACCGACCCCGGCGTGGATGAAGCGTCGCCTCGAGGGGTCGGGCATGCGCTCGATCTCGTTGGCCGTGGACGTGACGAACTACGTCATGCTCGACCTCGGGCAGCCGCTGCACGCCTACGACCTCGCCCAGGTGGCGGCCCCTGTCGTGGTGCGTCGCGCGACGGCGGGTGAGCGGCTGACGACGCTGGACGACGTCGACCGCGCCCTGGACGTCCAGGACCTGCTCATCACGGACTCGCCGGACGGTGCGCGCGGTGCGCGCGTGCTGGGGCTCGCGGGCGTCATGGGCGGTGCGTCGTCCGAGGTCTCGGCCACGACGACGGACGTGCTGGTCGAGGCCGCGCACTTCGACCCGGTGAGCGTGGCTCGCACGGCCCGCCGCCACAAGCTGCCCTCCGAGGCGGCCAAGCGCTTCGAGCGCGGCGTGGACCCGCGGCTCCCGGCGGTGGCGGCGCAGCGCGTCGTCGACCTCCTCGTGGAGCTGGCGGGCGGCACCGCGGACACCGCGGTGAGCGATCTCGACACGACGACGGCGCCCGCGCCGATCACGTTCGACGTCACGCTCCCGGCGCGCACGGCGGGCGTGCCGTACACCCGCGAGCAGGTCGTCGGCACGCTCGGCGAGATCGGCTGCACGGTGGCGGACGTCGAGGGTGCCGGCGACGGCCTGCTCGTCGAGGTGACGCCGCCGTCCTGGCGGCCGGACCTCACCGAGCCCGCGACGCTGGTCGAGGAGGTCGTGCGGATCGTCGGCTACGACCAGATCCCGTCGGTCCTGCCCGCCGCGCCGGGCGGTCGCGGCCTGACCCCGGAGCAGCGCACGCGCCGCTCGGTGGCCCGCGCCCTGGCGGACGCCGGGCTGGTCGAGGTGCTGTCGTACCCGTTCGTGGGCCAGGCGGACCTGGACGCCCTCGGGCTGCCCGCCGACGACGCGCGCCGCACGGCCCTGCGCCTGGCGAACCCCATCGCGGACGACCGCCCCCTGATGCGCACGAGCGTGCTCGTGACGCTGCTGGACACCGCGCGCCGCAACGTGGCGCGCGGTCTGGACGACGTCGCGGTCTTCGAGCTCGGTCTGGTGACGCACCCGGCACCGGACGCCCCGGCGGCCCCGCAGCTGCCGGTAGGGGTGCGGCCGAGCGCGGCCGACCTGGCCGCGCTCGACGCCGCGGTCCCGCCCCAGCCGCGCCAGGTGGCCGGGGTGCTCTCGGGGAATCGCGTGCCCGCCGGCTGGTGGGGCGCGGGACGCCCGGCCGACTGGACGGACGCCCTGGCGGCCGCGCGGACGGTCGCCGAGGTGGCGGGCGTCGAGGTGGTCGTGGCCAACGACGCCGAGCGGATGCCGTGGCACCCCGGTCGCTGCGCGCGGATCGCGACGACGGACGGCCGGGTCGTCGGTCACGCCGGCGAGCTGCACCCCAAGGTCGTCGAGGCGCTCGGCCTGCCCGCGCGGACGGCGGCGTTCGAGCTCGACCTGTCGCTCCTCGTCGAGGCGGCGGGCGGCGAGCCGGTCGCGGCGCGCCCGGTGTCCGCGTTCCCGGCGGCGAAGGAGGACTTCGCGTTCGTCGTGGACGCCGCGGTCCCCGCGGCCGAGGTCGAGGCCGCGGTCGTGGCCGGCGCCGGGGAGCTGCTGGAGGACGTCCGCCTGTTCGACGTCTTCACGGGCACCCAGGTGGGCGAGGGCAAGAAGTCCCTGGCGTACTCGCTGCGCCTGCGCGCGGCCGACCGCACGCTGTCCGCCGACGACGTGCGCGGGGTGCGCGACGGCGTCGTGAAGGCCGCCGCCGAGCGCGTGGGGGCGGTCCTGCGTGGCTGA
- the thpR gene encoding RNA 2',3'-cyclic phosphodiesterase: MRLFSAVYPSPESLTHLDGALGGVGGPAVADPGTGLRWVPREQRHVTLAFHGEVPDGAVDGYVDALGDAVADVGPFDLALAGSGTFSGRTLWVGVGGDVDALRSLARRVDDAAADAGVSGTDRVAGRPHLTVARASASVVGADRARERRRRRRGEPEQEPASPFGRWAHALAVYRGPGWTVGEVLVVASRLGEGRSGGPAHEVVARAALPGHLD; the protein is encoded by the coding sequence GTGCGTCTCTTCTCGGCGGTCTACCCGTCCCCGGAGTCCCTCACCCACCTCGACGGCGCGCTCGGCGGCGTCGGCGGCCCGGCCGTCGCGGACCCGGGAACCGGGCTGCGCTGGGTGCCGCGCGAGCAGCGGCACGTCACCCTCGCTTTCCACGGCGAGGTCCCCGACGGTGCGGTCGACGGCTACGTCGACGCGCTCGGCGACGCCGTGGCCGACGTCGGGCCCTTCGACCTCGCCCTGGCGGGCAGCGGCACGTTCTCCGGCCGCACGCTGTGGGTCGGCGTCGGCGGTGACGTCGACGCCCTGCGTTCCCTCGCCCGGCGCGTCGACGACGCCGCCGCGGACGCGGGCGTGTCCGGCACGGACCGGGTGGCGGGGCGACCCCACCTCACCGTCGCGCGGGCCTCGGCGTCCGTCGTCGGTGCGGACCGGGCGCGCGAGCGTCGTCGGCGACGCCGGGGCGAGCCGGAGCAGGAGCCCGCGTCGCCGTTCGGCCGGTGGGCGCACGCCCTGGCGGTGTACCGGGGACCGGGGTGGACGGTCGGGGAGGTCCTCGTGGTCGCCTCGCGTCTCGGCGAGGGCCGCTCGGGCGGTCCGGCGCACGAGGTGGTGGCCCGCGCGGCCCTGCCCGGGCACCTAGACTGA
- the argC gene encoding N-acetyl-gamma-glutamyl-phosphate reductase — MASTQQRLRVAVAGASGYAGGEFLRIAARHPHLEIGTLTAHSNAGSRLGELQPHLRGLADRVLQPTTVEALAGHDVVVLGLPHGASGEIAARLPDDVLVLDLGADHRLASAGDWEAFYGSPHAGTWPYGLPELLHAAADGTVTTQREHLVGARRIAVPGCNVTAVTLGLQPGVAAGLVSPLDVVAVLANGYSGAGKALKPHLLAAEGLGAAAPYAVGGTHRHIPEIAQNLRVAGAAGVTISFTPTLVPMSRGILATVTARLAPGHETASAADVRAVWEQAYAAEPFVDLLPDGQWPTTAATLGANTALVQVALDAAAGRVVTVTALDNLVKGTAGQAVQAMNLALGLPESAGLVTEGVAP; from the coding sequence ATGGCCAGCACACAGCAGCGACTCCGCGTCGCCGTCGCCGGGGCGTCCGGCTACGCGGGCGGTGAGTTCCTCCGGATCGCCGCCCGACACCCCCACCTCGAGATCGGGACGCTCACGGCGCACTCGAACGCGGGCAGCCGCCTGGGCGAGCTCCAGCCGCACCTGCGCGGGCTCGCCGACCGCGTCCTGCAGCCCACCACCGTCGAGGCGCTCGCGGGCCACGACGTCGTCGTGCTCGGCCTGCCCCACGGCGCCTCCGGGGAGATCGCGGCCCGGCTGCCCGACGACGTCCTCGTCCTCGACCTCGGTGCCGACCACCGGCTCGCCTCGGCCGGCGACTGGGAGGCGTTCTACGGCTCCCCGCACGCCGGGACCTGGCCCTACGGCCTGCCCGAGCTGCTCCACGCGGCCGCCGACGGCACGGTCACGACCCAGCGCGAGCACCTCGTCGGCGCCCGCCGGATCGCGGTGCCCGGCTGCAACGTCACCGCCGTCACGCTCGGCCTCCAGCCGGGAGTCGCCGCCGGGCTCGTCAGCCCCCTCGACGTCGTCGCGGTGCTCGCCAACGGCTACTCCGGCGCGGGCAAGGCGCTCAAGCCGCACCTGCTCGCCGCGGAGGGCCTCGGCGCCGCCGCCCCGTACGCCGTGGGCGGCACCCACCGGCACATCCCGGAGATCGCGCAGAACCTGCGCGTCGCCGGAGCCGCGGGCGTGACGATCAGCTTCACCCCGACGCTCGTGCCGATGTCGCGCGGCATCCTCGCGACCGTCACCGCGCGCCTCGCACCCGGGCACGAGACCGCGAGCGCCGCGGACGTCCGGGCCGTGTGGGAGCAGGCGTACGCGGCCGAGCCGTTCGTCGACCTGCTGCCCGACGGGCAGTGGCCCACGACGGCCGCGACGCTCGGCGCGAACACCGCGCTCGTGCAGGTGGCGCTCGACGCGGCCGCGGGCCGGGTCGTGACGGTCACCGCGCTCGACAACCTCGTCAAGGGCACCGCCGGTCAGGCCGTGCAGGCGATGAACCTCGCCCTCGGCCTGCCGGAGTCGGCCGGCCTCGTCACCGAAGGAGTGGCCCCGTGA